One stretch of Armigeres subalbatus isolate Guangzhou_Male chromosome 2, GZ_Asu_2, whole genome shotgun sequence DNA includes these proteins:
- the LOC134213377 gene encoding uncharacterized protein LOC134213377 isoform X1 — MDETKLETLRREFQNQDCIDDRMFVEWSNVLLEWEVKNVYLPCELEVLIRYKLARYGMERIVVDGRKGSPLDWRTSVTRMTQLIEDIHLKTVEDMEEHLDDEFSLRLRLVLVKLQEVVYVEELRDIPVREMEFCLAMFILTNLKEAEYGIYKMLLLPADVMRYLRAVVSCMEKRISDEDGSKTVMNEDILEQFGKLKICSSKVKKLFTIKRIWMNLLAILDYGDYESSRGVLISLVRTQIECASFCLPSLTRLCEKLLKIKSYMEEQPNETNGKINNTKLFVQLSKLKILVGIELFLLIRNEYQSFLSILGSCQSVKQIKILCRYVVRAEQISTFHAFVYHQISEFYTKLLQQSGSGAVNRNVTEKHKILRKFEAICISFDRIKSCEIVDLMEYNAGLDKVKVRIHQEMETNVDKSTVESVHELWNIFEQETWFLKANIPSIESSVSLVTNGSENSLHDLIEKIKMILADVKCSSIEGLLENYQELPHCIIIKLRAMLIRYLEELNKVSQFEDELDFLKCGHQMFYGTRFLDFLTTDYPSYEVFIKNSNLHIVMGALLFTDIYKKRGFVETNGLKDISRDGPNWVETQRKLKSSFLNTDDNQILECIKQGAYPDVYLFESLNADSSATLRNIITKQLYLKLKTFSKYIISEPIMVDLVHRMLTDDFKIKAALSLKRYDQAFSLSNKQICDINETFFCWESFIYALGQSEAGSQLWQPKTFCHVTRKLIDVANVQSLTYYFTFLNKLLPSSHGELCAMLRIIKSSIRTSFIDAENADRLENMISSFIFEQCRLSFGTCKEYDYLELLKSISSMRTEIDIDQKDIWMAPSFCYKIIDCQTLSEQQRILLLKFCHALGNKFWIQPPQPVLPVMTYALSKGCNELLSFLMDVSCQEFEDLHSRFMMIIQQSSVDIFKLFLSYHKFNDEHTFNYISNALQEMYIKQIYISSELRTFLLHKLAQYGFNVLCSISTVSKNPMDWIGSIQSIVRYVDHLKYRSDRGDFLGVDNEVLFYLRMVHNQLFFIKDKPIIFIKKNHKNEPYFERIPLKEMTTLLAIFLSSFNLHETMTPGSESYTVYRMVLNKLTLMKYLEFIAGQLQHFLSLFFNLVERLSNMIKDSGSSPKRKQIQFDWSRICRNDNSLPKLSDNIWNRIFSKKFSSLLTKNAETVVQSVLLSEPIEFDSTKRSKTSKQISKLYYRVKQLYSLNKIFQILQHISSYDDCKERTVAALKRFNQIFGESIKNTKNSQNLPSKLNRTLNYQLRDYILIVKKTRDVTCHDYPLVKKFLTLEEQYTFYARIEQKQVRMLTVTVAMLLICTYSEYWRCLFGSLYRCRSLHNFKSLIKFVGNQDIIESYQVQCLDVICKYHDDIQESLDAIMVDLFSSRELQSFERIKKNHGRRLGTIEKLREKIKDSFGFRFRDIQIAAFSTGNVRHLLCINLLPKDDYNIREYIENTWVVLDEDHKILSKKIELLEHNVNELKSTLFNLEINRESMQEYHSHQEVREIVSRLHKMLVDKNCHDKHILENALNKKLDQKKYFNNIFLIKHKIKAIRDVFENTTSKQLDDEINEIEKKEISELENIFRSIQQSIRNVYTQYNCSTIELLMENIAQIPQKAVLAIEYCLLELCEILTSTNQFQDNFHTIKYDLQMICGRNFRNYLAHDSLSYDILTCSSRVKVLINGLVMAWKESWKLFEIPKSNSLTGINDPKTMGPKWLKEQLLDFDSIANFRATDAIDLIGNSVLTSGRFWIPNGVFEGLLPLQLTEMVHCVKSDDLRKYVDPFYSNSESMFSRAIHNGDFEMAAIELNGQSWCQRICPQNYPCFGGLLKYLHQQENIREILSVLEILNTGYFLFSDSQGFIGYLKNHKPADLHDAQIHSIYLRSPLDYLLDLIPDDSATVDHLIAAILVNHFEYFEHLLKLPRILKHLVGSKFETCAKLCARFGRIEMLLDIITLPPCSQAILDLTLSVATRHRHWKLVSLLQTEHRANPWNYMNEFYAGDLAIRMGNLSIFKMFLKILSNTEYNFQSLLSTVAEFGLVPMAQFLIKMGCDVWQNEKILLLANANKKDAMMLDVVEDLLFKFKKADDKDAKLHEWKRVVHEWELLNNFNESSRLFLNNYQRSEKMLNKMLTFGKMDDGCSVTKIESSVIKCDDPRINIFRSVRNLASFDINIKSMTPTGPPLSVQIDYQMESEGMISDIVLDVFNAKTDFPSSFTLSKSYTSKPFPIFVCYDLIKLVDSCTSSSAIIGQFQLETQQIRFIRVGSSLYIVHIGKMGSPTYLEGFFNATNRRGQTIFNSLHSDVDIELIKILLSTGIDLTAVDKFGKNSLMLTLDALCSWEVLEFLLEHCFKNNIRSVQNIHIFQMQDHEGCTLLQYAILVRRLNVVTFLLNHGVDQTTPDHLGRFPIHYAVLSGSLLIADILIDRKENVVNVLQILSKHSPLMMAVNMNNIQMVKLLLRKGADINLRSDKGETAVEWAISMERYNILVEILHHAGSLEIDVVSNIAGDRENALQRSLLQDNLDIFKLILEHMVCGPIGASRESLIAMKHILLAKDYDGMNIFDYAFLLLNNRIFLYLKECENLYEKVMGEPLRQSDCSWISMLSRLDSTSGSTSEQALKEIDDLD, encoded by the coding sequence ATGGATGAAACCAAACTTGAAACTTTAAGACGAGAGTTTCAGAACCAGGATTGTATTGACGACCGTATGTTCGTGGAATGGTCCAACGTCTTGCTGGAATGGGAggtgaaaaatgtttatttgcCCTGCGAACTTGAAGTGCTTATCCGTTACAAACTTGCACGCTATGGCATGGAGAGGATTGTCGTCGATGGTCGCAAAGGCAGTCCATTGGATTGGAGAACATCGGTAACTCGCATGACGCAGCTGATTGAGGACATCCATTTGAAGACAGTTGAAGATATGGAGGAGCATTTGGATGATGAATTTTCACTCCGACTTCGATTGGTTTTGGTGAAATTGCAAGAGGTGGTGTACGTTGAAGAATTGCGAGATATTCCTGTGCGAGAGATGGAATTTTGTCTTGCAATGTTTATTTTAACAAACTTGAAAGAAGCAGAGTACGGAATTTATAAAATGTTGTTGCTGCCTGCTGATGTGATGAGGTATCTGCGAGCAGTTGTGTCGTGTATGGAAAAACGGATATCAGATGAGGACGGCAGCAAAACAGTAATGAATGAAGACATTTTGGAGCAGTTTGGAAAGTTGAAAATATGCAGCAGCAAAGTGAAAAAACTTTTCACCATCAAAAGAATTTGGATGAACTTACTGGCAATACTTGATTATGGCGACTATGAAAGTTCTAGGGGAGTTCTAATATCGCTTGTAAGAACTCAAATTGAATGTGCATCATTCTGTCTTCCGAGTCTTACTAGACTCTGTGAGAAATTGCTAAAGATCAAAAGCTATATGGAAGAACAACCAAATGAAACAAATGGAAAAATCAACAACACAAAGTTATTTGTTCAATTGTCAAAGCTGAAAATATTGGTAGGTATTGAATtgtttcttttgataagaaatgaGTATCAGAGTTTTCTAAGTATTTTAGGAAGTTGTCAATcggtaaaacaaatcaaaatactCTGTCGATATGTTGTAAGAGCTGAACAGATTTCCACATTTCATGCATTTGTGTATCATCAAATTTCTGAATTCTATACTAAATTATTGCAACAATCGGGGTCAGGTGCAGTAAATCGTAATGTAACAGAAAAACATAAGATTTTACGGAAGTTTGAAGCGATTTGTATTTCTTTCGACAGAATTAAATCATGCGAAATAGTAGATCTAATGGAGTATAATGCCGGTTTGGACAAAGTAAAAGTTCGTATTCATCAGGAAATGGAAACGAATGTGGATAAATCTACTGTTGAATCGGTTCATGAGCTATGGAATATTTTTGAGCAGGAAACATGGTTCCTAAAAGCCAACATTCCGAGTATCGAATCAAGTGTATCTCTGGTCACAAATGGTTCGGAGAATTCGCTTCATGATCTGATCGAGAAAATCAAAATGATTCTTGCTGACGTTAAGTGTTCTTCAATTGAAGGTCTTTTAGAAAACTACCAAGAATTACCTCATTGTATAATAATAAAGCTTCGGGCTATGCTGATCCGATACCTCGAAGAACTGAATAAGGTTTCCCAATTTGAGGATGAGCTCGATTTCCTTAAATGTGGTCATCAGATGTTTTATGGCACGCGGTTTCTCGATTTCTTGACCACGGATTATCCTAGCTATGAGGTGTTTATAAAAAATTCCAATTTGCATATTGTTATGGGAGCATTATTGTTCACAGATATTTACAAGAAACGAGGGTTTGTAGAAACTAATGGTTTGAAAGACATTTCACGCGATGGTCCAAATTGGGTAGAAACTCAAAGAAAGCTAAAGTCAAGTTTCTTGAATACTGATGATAATCAGATACTCGAATGCATTAAGCAAGGTGCCTATCCTGATGTTTACTTATTCGAATCATTGAACGCTGATAGCAGTGCAACTCTGAGGAATATAATCACGAAACAACTTTACCtcaaattgaaaacattttctaagTATATCATTTCAGAACCTATAATGGTAGACCTCGTGCATCGAATGTTGACtgatgatttcaaaattaaagcGGCTTTATCCTTGAAAAGATATGATCAAGCTTTTTCGCTTTCAAATAAGCAAATTTGTGATATTAATGAGACGTTTTTCTGTTGGGAATCATTCATCTATGCACTGGGTCAGAGTGAAGCTGGGAGTCAACTTTGGCAACCAAAAACATTTTGTCACGTGACCCGGAAATTAATTGATGTTGCGAACGTTCAATCTCTCACATATTATTTCACTTTTCTGAACAAACTATTGCCAAGCAGTCATGGTGAACTTTGTGCAATGCTGCGAATTATAAAATCATCAATTAGAACCAGTTTTATTGATGCGGAAAATGCTGATCGTTTAGAAAATATGATTTCGTCATTCATATTCGAACAGTGCAGATTGTCATTTGGAACATGCAAAGAGTACGATTATTTGGAGCTTTTAAAGTCAATTTCGTCAATGCGAACAGAGATTGATATAGATCAGAAAGACATTTGGATGGCGCCATCATTCTGTTATAAAATTATCGATTGCCAAACATTGAGCGAGCAACAGAGAAttcttcttttgaaattctgtcATGCACttgggaataaattttggatTCAACCACCACAGCCGGTTTTGCCAGTAATGACTTATGCCCTTTCAAAAGGATGTAATGAATTACTGAGCTTTTTGATGGATGTTAGTTGTCAAGAATTCGAAGATCTGCATTCGCGGTTTATGATGATCATTCAGCAGTCTTCGGTagacatttttaaattatttttatcgtacCACAAATTCAATGATGAACACACATTCAATTATATATCCAATGCGTTGCAAGAGATGTACATCAAGCAGATTTACATATCCAGTGAACTACGGACTTTCCTCTTGCATAAACTGGCTCAGTATGGTTTCAATGTGCTTTGCTCTATTTCCACCGTTTCTAAGAACCctatggattggattggttctATACAGTCGATTGTGAGATATGTTgatcatttgaaatatcgctCCGATCGCGGCGATTTTCTGGGGGTTGATAACGAAGTTCTGTTTTACTTACGAATGGTTCATAATCAactcttctttattaaagacaaaccaattatttttattaaaaaaaatcacaaaaacgaACCTTACTTCGAACGCATTCCTTTAAAAGAAATGACAACTCTTTTGGCGATTTTCCTGTCTTCTTTCAACTTGCATGAAACTATGACACCTGGTTCTGAAAGTTATACGGTTTATCGAATGGTATTGAATAAACTTACACTTATGAAGTATCTTGAGTTTATTGCAGGGCAACTACAACATTTCCttagtttgtttttcaatttggtTGAACGTTTGAGTAACATGATAAAAGATAGCGGTTCTAGTCCGAAGCGAAAgcaaattcaatttgattggAGTCGTATTTGCAGAAATGACAATTCCCTTCCGAAGCTCTCGGATAATATTTGGAATAGAATATTTTCGAAGAAGTTTTCTTCTCTGTTGACAAAAAACGCTGAGACAGTAGTGCAAAGCGTCCTATTGTCCGAACCCATTGAGTTCGATTCCACAAAACGTTCAAAAACAagcaaacaaatttcaaaattgtattACAGAGTTAAACAGTTGTACTCATTGAATAAGATATTCCAAATATTGCAACACATTTCTTCCTATGATGACTGTAAGGAAAGAACTGTGGCAGCTTTGAAGCGGTTCAATCAAATATTTGGAGAGAGCATTAAGAATACCAAAAACTCCCAGAATTTGCCGAGTAAACTGAACCGCACCCTCAATTATCAGCTTCGAGACTACATTTTGATCGTCAAAAAAACTCGAGACGTCACATGCCACGATTATCCTCTTGTTAAGAAATTTCTTACCCTCGAAGAGCAATACACGTTCTATGCCCGTATTGAACAGAAGCAGGTTAGAATGTTGACGGTGACCGTTGCGATGCTTTTGATTTGCACTTATTCGGAGTATTGGCGTTGTCTATTCGGTTCTTTGTATCGGTGTCGTAGTTTACATAATTTTAAATCGCTAATTAAATTTGTGGGTAATCAGGATATCATCGAGTCCTACCAAGTTCAGTGTTTAGATGTCATCTGTAAATATCATGATGATATTCAAGAGTCATTGGATGCCATAATGGTAGATTTATTCTCGTCCAGGGAGCTTCAATCTTTTGAGCGAATTAAAAAGAATCACGGCAGAAGACTTGGAACCATAGAGAAACTACGTGAGAAAATCAAAGACAGTTTCGGTTTCAGGTTTCGAGATATTCAGATCGCTGCCTTTTCCACCGGCAATGTCCGTCATTTGCTCTGCATCAATTTACTCCCAAAAGATGACTACAATATCCGGGAGTACATAGAAAATACTTGGGTGGTGTTGGATGAAGATCATAAAATATTGtcgaaaaaaatagaattattaGAGCACAATGTAAACGAATTGAAATCAACACTGTTCAATCTCGAAATCAATAGAGAATCCATGCAAGAATATCACAGTCACCAGGAGGTCCGTGAAATTGTAAGCCGCTTACACAAGATGTTGGTTGATAAAAATTGTCATGATAAACATATTTTAGAAAATGCTCTCAACAAAAAATTGGATCAgaagaaatatttcaataacattttcTTGATCAAACATAAAATTAAGGCCATCAGAGATGTTTTTGAGAACACAACATCGAAGCAACTGGATGATGAAATCAATGAAATTgagaaaaaagaaatttctgagtTGGAAAACATTTTCCGAAGCATACAGCAATCGATTAGAAACGTCTACACCCAATACAATTGTTCCACGATTGAACTACTGATGGAAAATATTGCTCAAATACCACAGAAGGCAGTACTAGCAATTGAGTATTGCCTCTTGGAGTTGTGTGAAATTCTAACGAGCACCAATCAGTTTCAAGATAATTTTCACACAATCAAATACGATTTGCAGATGATATGCGGAAGAAATTTTCGTAACTATTTAGCTCACGACTCATTATCGTATGACATTTTGACGTGCAGTTCACGTGTTAAGGTACTTATCAATGGTTTAGTTATGGCATGGAAGGAATCTTGGAAACTGTTTGAAATCCCTAAATCCAACTCGTTAACGGGAATCAACGATCCAAAAACAATGGGACCAAAATGGCTGAAAGAACAGTTGTTGGATTTTGATTCAATAGCAAATTTTCGAGCCACTGATGCCATTGATCTGATTGGAAATAGCGTGTTAACCTCAGGGAGATTTTGGATTCCAAATGGTGTCTTTGAGGGCTTACTACCTTTACAACTGACCGAGATGGTTCACTGCGTTAAATCAGATGATTTGCGAAAGTATGTAGATCCTTTTTATTCCAATTCAGAATCGATGTTTTCTAGGGCCATTCACAATGGTGACTTTGAAATGGCTGCTATAGAATTGAATGGACAGTCATGGTGTCAACGAATCTGCCCACAAAACTATCCATGCTTTGGAGGCCTGTTGAAATATCTGCACCAGCAGGAGAATATTCGAGAGATTCTAAGTGTTTTGGAAATACTGAACACAggatattttttgttttcagattCGCAAGGTTTTATAGGCTATCTCAAAAATCACAAACCTGCTGATTTGCATGATGCTCAAATTCATTCTATTTATTTGCGCAGTCCATTAGATTATTTGCTTGATTTGATTCCTGATGATTCTGCCACTGTGGATCATTTGATTGCTGCTATTTTAGTAAATCATTTCGAATACTTTGAGCACTTACTGAAGCTTCCAAGAATTTTAAAACATTTGGTGGGCAGTAAGTTTGAGACTTGTGCCAAGCTCTGTGCACGGTTTGGTCGCATTGAAATGCTCCTTGATATTATAACCTTGCCGCCATGTTCGCAAGCCATATTAGATTTGACATTGAGCGTTGCTACGAGGCATCGACACTGGAAACTCGTGTCACTTCTTCAAACTGAGCACAGAGCCAATCCTTGGAACTACATGAACGAATTCTATGCCGGAGACTTGGCTATTCGGATGGGAAATTTGAGCATATTCAAGATGTTTCTGAAAATCCTGTCGAACACGGAATACAATTTTCAAAGCCTTCTATCAACGGTGGCTGAGTTCGGTTTGGTCCCCATGGCACAATTTCTGATTAAAATGGGATGTGACGTTTGGCAAAACGAGAAAATTTTGCTCCTAGCGAACGCCAACAAAAAAGACGCCATGATGCTTGATGTTGTTGAAGATTTAttgttcaaattcaaaaaagCTGATGATAAGGATGCTAAGCTGCATGAATGGAAGCGAGTGGTTCACGAATGGGAATTGCTTAATAACTTCAATGAATCATCAAGGCTTTTCTTGAACAACTATCAACGTTCTGAAAAAATGCTCAACAAAATGCTTACATTTGGAAAAATGGACGATGGTTGTTCGGTAACAAAAATAGAATCCAGCGTCATTAAATGCGATGACCCACGAATTAATATATTCAGATCCGTTCGTAATTTGGCAAGTTTCGATATAAATATTAAAAGTATGACCCCAACAGGACCTCCCCTGAGCGTACAAATTGACTATCAGATGGAATCTGAAGGTATGATCTCTGATATCGTTCTTGATGTATTCAACGCAAAGACTGACTTTCCAAGCAGTTTTACACTTTCAAAATCCTACACCTCAAAGCCATTTCCGATATTTGTTTGTTACGATTTAATCAAACTAGTGGATAGTTGCACATCATCGTCTGCTATAATAGGTCAGTTTCAACTCGAAACTCAACAAATTCGTTTCATACGAGTTGGATCGAGTCTGTACATTGTGCATATTGGAAAAATGGGCTCACCAACTTACTTAGAAGGATTTTTCAACGCCACCAACAGAAGGGGGCAAACTATTTTCAACAGTCTTCATTCAGATGTCGACATAGAACTGATTAAAATATTGCTTTCCACTGGTATAGATTTGACAGCAGTTGATAAATTTGGCAAAAACTCACTGATGCTTACGTTGGATGCCCTCTGCTCTTGGGAAGTTTTGGAATTCTTACTCGAgcattgcttcaaaaacaacaTACGAAGTGtccaaaatattcatattttccAAATGCAAGACCATGAGGGATGCACCCTGCTACAGTACGCAATACTAGTCAGGCGGCTTAATGTTGTGACATTCCTGCTGAACCATGGAGTTGATCAGACTACACCCGACCATTTAGGCAGGTTTCCTATCCATTATGCTGTCTTGAGCGGAAGTTTATTGATTGCCGATATCTTAATTGATCGCAAGGAAAATGTAGTGAATGTGCTGCAAATCCTAAGCAAGCACTCGCCTCTCATGATGGCGGTGAACATGAATAATATCCAGATGGTCAAGTTGCTACTACGAAAAGGAGCTGACATAAACCTTAGAAGTGACAAAGGTGAAACAGCCGTAGAATGGGCAATTTCTATGGAACGGTATAATattcttgtggaaattttgcACCATGCCGGTTCTCTAGAAATAGACGTTGTAAGTAACATTGCTGGGGATAGAGAAAATGCCTTGCAACGCAGTTTGCTACAGGATAATTTggatatttttaaattgattctCGAGCATATGGTTTGTGGCCCTATTGGTGCTAGCCGTGAATCACTGATTGCCATGAAACATATTTTGCTTGCTAAGGATTATGACGGCATGAACATTTTTGATTAtgcatttttattattaaacaaCAGAATATTCCTCTACCTTAAAGAATGTGAAAATCTCTATGAAAAAGTAATGGGAGAACCATTACGTCAGAGTGATTGCTCGTGGATATCCATGCTTTCAAGGTTGGACTCAACCTCAGGTTCAACCTCAGAACAAGCTCTCAAGGAAATAGATGATTTAGACTAA